The DNA segment atgaaatgaaatttgtcAAACTGGAAAATGCTATGAAATCAACATGAAAGTATAGATGTGGCAAATCAACATGAAAGTATAGATGTGGCGAGAGTGTAAAAAAGGTGTGTAGAGCTTTTGTTTAAATCGCCCAGCTGCGCGACACCGTCCAACAGTGACGtgacgtggtggtggtggtgcagagGCCCCGTATATGGTGAGGTCACTTCCTCCACTCGTTTTGACGCGCGCTGGCCTAAGCGCCCGTTTCTTTATTATtgcgcggtttttttttatcgttttgcgTACTCATTCACGCTTTTATGGTGTGTGCTGGGTTAATTCTTTGTCCCTGGACGTTGTGTGTACGTAACTGAAAATGGAAACTAAACCCCCTCACGTGCGACGAGCAGCTTGGCAGGAGGAGGGTGTGTAACGGTGCCACAACTATCTCCGATGTGCGGCCAGCATGTGCATGTACCGAGGAGCGAGCGATGCAATTAATCGGTCCTCCGCTACGTTTTGCTGTCAATCGATTTGGCGAAGTGCGTTTTAGGCGACAAATGCCACAGTTGTTGTGCGGTCAGGCCTTTGTGTGTCCTGGTATAGAGCTACAGCACAGCTGGTTGACGGAAGTATCCGTTTTAAAAATGCCTTCTAGACAGTTTcggaaatggaatggaatgtggTTTCTGCCGGTACCAGTAGACAAACTTCCTGAGAACGAGAATGAACCGCGAGAACGGGCAAGGTTCTGTTGCATCAATCTTGACATCTTAGTTTAAGGCATGAAGCGGAAAAGAGAGCCGTTTAAGTAAAACGATCGCAATTACGTCTtataaaaagggaaaacaactAACAGCACTTGGACAAAGGGAATTTGAAACtaatttattataatattaaAGAAGATATTTGAATCGTTTCCTGCTTTTTTACCGTTACTCGTTAAACGTCTAGAAACACTATCCGAATGTGTGACGGACCGCATCAAGAACGAGCTTCTTCTGCTCGATGATATCGATAGTATAGAGTGTGACAAGCGGCTGCTGAATCCAAACAGTAGCAGTAAGTATTCGCCGTGCGTTCCTTTCGCGTGTCACccattggtttttgttttaaatccaTCCCAAATTGGCCTTATAACAGCTAACAAGTTCCAATAGGATTCGCAATTGATTGGCGCTCGACGGAATTGATTGCAATAAATTGAACGAAAATTCGAATCATCTCGCCGACCATCATGTGCGATCAACCATTTGAATGTatcaaacagcagcaacagcataaTCCATTaatgttgtttgtgtttttttttcctcccataCTGCCATAACACTTTAACATTCTCATGCGTTTGTGATGCTCATAGCCTTTAAGTTGTACAATAAACACTAATTTATAATTGTCTTTTACCCATCCATTGTAGGTCAAAGATTCGTCGACACGGGAACGTTCACAAGGCCGAAGAAGAGAATAGAGACTGGCATACCGAACAGTCCACTCGCTGTAGATAATAACAACACCTTGTCCTCTTCACACACTGAGGTAAGTCTGACGCAGCTCATCTTTTCTTCCGATTATAAATCAATTCGCCTTCTCACCCTCTTTCCAGTTCCCAAGCGGAGGATCACCGCTGCTGAACGTACAAATCGGTGGCCCGGTAACGCCATCCTCCCTAGCTACCCCGTCCGCTCTCGCCAGCTCGACCACCGGCAACCGGCTGCTGATGCAGCGCAGCTGGCTGCAGGATGTGTCGCCGCCCTGCTCGATCATGAACTCGATGGAGTACTCGGCGAACGAGAAGATTACCAGCAGCCTGATCACGAGCGGCGACTTTAGCAGCGTCGGCTGTCTGCTGAACGCCGGCGATGACAACGCGAACGGGAGCATGCCGAACGTGGGCAACGCCAGCTACAACGGCTACAATCTGTACAGCGTGATCGAGGACCGGCAGCGGCTGGAGAACCTTTGCCTGGACGAGGAAAGCACGCTGACGAAGGATTGCAACATCTCGCGCACGGACCTGAACGCGATCGAGAGCGTGTCGGGCGTGAGTACGATGCAAAACTCGTACGAAAGCAGTGGCCGAACGGGGGCGCTGGTGGGGGGCAAGTCTTCGTTCGAGGAGGAAAGctcaccgccgccgccgccaacaTCGACGGGTGCACCAACGGAAGAGGAACGGGACGCTGGAAAGGAACTGATCAACACGACCATCACTACCGGCGTGACCGCTCCCAACGACACGTTCGAGCTGCCGGAAGCGGAAGCGGAGCGGCTGCTCGCCGgcaagctgctgctgaacgGTGGCGGTACGTACGATGCGCGGCGGCCGCGCAACTTCAACACGTACCGCAAGCCGCGCTCGTCGTTGAACCAAACGTTCGAGGAAGTGCCGCACGTCGATACGGACACAACGGTCGTGCTGCCGGCGGCGGGGCAAACGTTCGTCGCACCGAAACCGGTCCTCGACAAGCATGCGGTCATGAACAGCACCTTCGGCATCGTGGGCGACGAGCAGATCGGTGGCGCGGCCAATGGGCACGGAACGTTCGTCAGAAACCGTACGCTCAACAACGAGGAAAGGGACGACGTGCGGTTAATCAATCTGACGCTCGACACGGTCGAACCCTCGATCACGCCGCCGCCTGCCGTTCCGTTCGATCGCACCTTCAAGCGGCGTCCGCGCAACGGCACGTTTATCGGCGGCGAGGACGAGGTACGCCATCTGCCATTCGATAGCCCGCTGCGGCCGACGGTGGTAGGCGGTGGCGGGGCAGGACCGGCAGCTGAACCACAGCTGGAAGATGAAGCGGAACCGCACGGGCAGCGCACACCAAACGGAACGTACAATCAGCCGCAGCAGCTCCCGGCCAACTCGATGCTGGTACAGTCGACGCCCTTCCACGGACCGTCGGCTCGGGCGAAGGTGGCGCCGGAGCTAGAGGACCTGTCACCGATCGGTCCCGAGACGCAGAAAACCACCCCTACCAGCGGGCTGGGGCGTACGATGGTGCGACGCAGCCGCAACCTGGAGCAGGACCTGCGGAACATTACCCACGAGGTGGTTGGCACCGCCGAACCGGCCGCTGACAtgctgctcgagctggagACGGACGATTTCGACGTCCAGATACGGCGGCTACCGTCAGCGACGGCCACCACGGGCACGGGCACCGGCACGGACATATCGAATTTCCTCGACGCGGAGAAGCGCATCTCGCTGCAGCACTTTGAGGAGTTTGAGAAATCGATACTGGAAAGCGAACACAGCGGGATCGATTTCGACGAAATGCTCAACTCGCTGACGGCGGACGTGCGCCGGTCGGACGAGGCGAGCGACAAGCTGCGCCAGTCGCTGGACAACATCAAGAAGCGCCACTCGCGCATCAACctggagaagcagcagcaggacgagATGAAGCGGAagctgcaccagcagcaacagcaaccggGGGAGGCACAGTGCGACAATAAGCTGGCGGACTCGCTGCTCTCGAAAAGTggtggcggcagcagcagcatgtgctCGTCGAGTGGAAGCGAAAGACTGTTAAATCGTAGAAGTAGATATAATGAGGACGTACACCTGAACCTatcgccgcagcagcagcagcaacagtcgcCAGCGATGAACGCGACGGTCATCATGGCGAACGGGGGAAGCGAAGAAGGGCCCGCTGAATCAGCTGATCCCGTCCCTACCAACAGCGAGGTAGAGACGTACGATCGCAAGAACCGGGACCGCTTCAAAACGATACGGCTGGGCAGGCGGCGAGACGATTCGCTCGGTGCCGTCCTGCCGGACGTGGACCAGGAGCTGGCCGGACCGCAGCCACTGTTGAACGGATCCGGGGAAGATAGCggcctcagcagcagcagtgccttTAGCAGGGTAGATCATAACGCGGCAAAGATGGCTGGCGGTCCGCCATCGCTCGCGAACGGTGGTAGCAGGATGGCGGCAGGTAACGGCAGCAATCTGCCCACGATGAAGACTGAACCCTCCGGGGATGACGATGAGGCCGTGTTTAAGAAACCGCAAGCAATCCAGCCCAGCACGATGATGCAGCAACCGTCCGGACTGGCACGTCCCGGTGAAAGCCGGTTGCGCAGTACCCTCTCCAAGCCGCGCTACTATGGCGCCGCCGGCCCGCTGCAGGGCACAGTTGGGGGAATACAGCGCAAAGACCTCACGCTTCCGCTCGGCAACAAGTCCAGCTCGGCTGATTGCTTGGAACAGCGGGAAGAGGACGATCAGTATCTGCTGCAGCAACCGCGGCTGTCCGGGGATAAAtcgctccagcagcagcagcccaccTCGCGGCTAGCGACCATGTCCAAGCTGGGTGGCGGTAGTGGCGGTCTGCTCGGCACCGGAAGGTACTCACAGTTTGGCCTAGCGaacaagcagctgcagctgcagcagaacCAAACCGTTGCCGGCCAGCCGATGGGTGCTCCGGCGCTCAAGTCCCCGATGGGCACAAAATCCAAGTCCTACCATAGTCTTACGTTTGCGCAGGCAAACAATAGCAGCGGGTACGGTGGCTCCAGTGGCAATCTCTCCAAGCTACACGGATCGTCCGCGCTGCAGCTGAAACTGAAGCACAATTCCAGCAACACAGAGGTATTTTTTCGTCGACTTTTCCATTGCTTTtgtcatccattttcatgcATTTCTCACCAAAGAATCATTTTTCGTGTCATATTTTTCACACTGATCGATTAGTGACCGTTATTTTGCAATTTCCGTTGTAtctgtttgtttgaaatgtttgtttgcattaccCATTTATTGTTTGTGAGGTCATGAAATAGTTACAACCTTAAACCATAGATACTATTGGTTGGAAATAGTATTGTAGCTGTGTGTTATTTAGCTTATGTTCAATAGATCCAATCATGAGTAGAGAAGACAAAACGGTACGGATAAAAGTTACAGTGTCATGTATCGATCATTTTCTTTCCCATGTCCCACATTTAAAAGGACAACACTATCATTTGGCAATCCACGCACTAAGCCCATCTTCTTCGTATCATGCGCATACCCACGGTTACACACATCCCCATCAATCCCATTGCTCATTTATCGCACATGCACTATATTGGTGTGagattcttcttttttccctcGGGTGAGAGTTTCTTTCTGTCCGACACTCCCAATCCTTGCACAACACTTGCTCCACCACCATCGTGCAACAGGAGGATGCGCACAGTCACATCCACCCGGTGTAAACGTAATCTAGATTTTATGCAACCGTCTCATagatgcgtgcgtgtgtttctttctatttgtttgtatctctatgtatgtgtgtgtgtgtgtttcttccgTGTGCACTAACGCTAATTCGATGATCCCCGGTCCGTCCGACCTGTGTTTTGTAGCTGAAAAGTAACACATCCAAGCGGTtctcgctgcagcagcaggcagctACCAACTTGCGGCTAGCGTCCAGTAGCGCCAACCAGCATCAGAGTGCccaaggaggaggagaaggaggaagaggagcagTGGTGGGCCGTGCCAGCTTGCCGCTGGGGCGATCACCCGCCGCCGCTCAGCCAAATGCAGCTCGTACCGGCCTGAACAACAGCTCCACCGCTGCTGCAATGGCTAACAAAAACGCTCTGAATACTACCCCTgtacgtgtttgtttttgtaattataATGTTTTACCTTTCGTTGTTAAGTTTTGGCTCACGGGGTCTGGTTGAGGAGAGAATGAGAGACATGGTAGAGGATAACACAAAAATAGGATATTAAATTGAGGCtattattaattattgtttcgtttactaaaacaaatatgttcattgtttagTGTGGTTGCTTGTTTTATCTGTTAAACGTTTGGTTGGCTAAAAGGAACAGTACTCAAACGCGGATTTTTGTGTACATATTAACCACAGTCTCTTTTCAAAAACATTCCTATAGCTTTATAGCTGCCTTTTTTATCTTCAGATCCTATTTGGTGCAAAATTCGTGTGTAAGCTTCTTGGTTAAACTTACGGTGTTTGTTTACCCAACACACGCTCTGCTATCTTTGGCTGTCACAcatatattttacaaaaataaaaagctcCAAATGATCCCTTTATGCAAAAGAATTTATATAAAATGTATTGCCCTCTGATCGCTTGTACAGATATTGTTGCATTTTAATGTCATGTCCCCTGTTTATTTGTCCTTGCCTCCTTTCTCCGCTAGCTCTCCGGTGGTGTACAGATGCGCACAGCCAGCGGGTTGGCGAAAACGTCCCGCCTTGGGCTGATTCGCCCCTCGTCCGGATACTTTAGCTACAGCACGCACCGCAAGCACCCGGACTCTGATAACGAGTCCGTCAATGTAAGTAAAACCAATGGTCAATAGAAGGACCAAAGCACTGAGTTGTATGTATAGAGTAGAAAATAGAATAGGCTAGATATATTTACCAGTTCAAAATTATTCCTTTTATCTTATTCACCACTTACTCTGGTGagtgatatatatatatacatttttgaaattaattttctttagCTGATCCATAGAAAGCCCCACGTTTTTGAAAATTATAGAGTATATTAGTAGAAACAGGTATAGTAGTGTGTTTTACCCGACAGCGACTATCTGAGCTGGAAGGGTCATACTTTCTCCCATACTTCACAGATCGTTAAAACCTTTCACACGATAaagtttttgaaattttgtacTTATTTCCCAATTTTTCTCTCCctgttttcttcccttttgacgttttttataatgtttttttgtgtgtgtacgtttttttgtttgtgttgtttcatCCGATCCCCTGTGTGTGCGCCCTGTGATGATCATCATACCGTAGAGCCTATCATCCTCATCCGCTAGCTCACGGGGCAGCCTTTATCGTGTAGATAGTCAAAGCATAGCGAACGGTGCGCAACCGCCACAGTTCGCGAGCGCTACGCGAACCAATAGCGTCGAGGACGTTAGTGGCACCAGTAGTAGTGGTAACGGTTTGCTAACGAAACTTAATGGCACCGGTGCAGGAATGGGCCCGGGAGTGCTGAGCGCGTACGCGTCCATCGAGCCGCCGCTACCGAAGAATAACCCTCCAGTGTCCTCCTCCATGCCGGCGGCGCCTACAACGGGGACCGGACTGAAGCAACCGACGGCAGCGACCGGTGGAGCGAAACCTTCCGGGCTGAGGCCACCGTCCGCCATACGACCACCGACGGTGCGCAGTGGTCTTCCGCGTCCCACGAGCTACATAAGACGATAGATTGTGCGTGATTTTTCGTGTAGAATGATTAGCTAATAAGGGCCCAGCtcccaacacaacacacggGCAGGTAAACGAGCCATAGAAAACCcctgtcgtgtgtgtgtgtgtgcccgtgtAATACGGGCAGAGCGCAGCGCAGACAACTAGATCGTTGTAATATTAAGCCGTCGTCTGCAATGTGTCACGTGTCGGCTTTTGGCAACCCTTTTTCCCCACATTGTATTTATCTATCGATAGTGTGTAACAACTGTGTTCTGCCGAAAGTATTCCCATCCggtcatgttttgttttactgctgTGTGTATTTACTACGCGAACAGCTTCGTCCCTCGAACCTTCCGATAATCACTTTACTTGTTAACGTTTGTTTTAGGAATcttactcttttttttatttctttgtaCAATACCGTTTGTCCATTTACCGTGTTTTGTTGGGCAGTCTATGTAATACTTCTCTCATTGTGAGCATTGAAGTAAATCATTTGCTATTTAATGTTCTATTTAATTAACAGAACAGGAAGACGAACGATACCATCGGGGGTTGTTTGTTCTTTCATGCAGCAAACGCTTTATGAATTGAAATCGAGCGAGCTCTTAGAACATTGCGCGTTAATCGCTGCGTTAAATGCGGATTAGTTTGTTAAAACCCATCCTTTTTATACAACCTATTGAACTATGAAAACTCTAATGCTGCTTTCTGATCCTCACAGGCGATTAATTGAAGAATTTGTGATATCCtaattgtttctttaaaaatacTGTTCTTCTGCTTCCCCGTCTCTGTTGCTAATTCTAATATACGTACATTTGTTATGCGACGATCCCCGAGACACCCCTGCCCCCATTGCTGACTGTTAGTAATCTTTGATTTTGGAGGAACGTTTTGTCAGACTTTGTCATGTGCGAGTGTCGAAGTGTGCTCTAGGGtcgtgcagcagcatcaaaaTACAAGGAAAGAGCCTTCAACAAATGTGTAGCTGTTCTAGGCACAGGAAAATGTATGTTACTTTAACTAATTTACCTATAAGCTTGCTAATGTGTAAGTGtgtaagcaaacaaaaaacagaaacgtAACAATATTAAACTCACACACTTGGAGTACCCACATGGAGCGCGAGCTTGTTGTTATACGGTCAGTGGGTACGCTACATAGTTGCTGTAATGTTATCCCATCTGGTAAAATCCGTTAAAGGTAAAGCAGCTAACGAATTGGGTGAGGGTTAAGACTAAAAAGGAAGACAGTCTTACGGTGCAGTAGACGTTACGTTAGCGCTCGAACAAATCGAAAGAAGACTATTGGGTTAGACATAGTATAGTTTGTCAGGTTTTTACAAGTAAAATGTCCTCGTAAGAGCAATAAACTGGGAAGCGATTATGATTTACGTATTATGGGAGAATCAATCCGCTTGACTTTTCTTCTTATTCGTTACATCGTCCAGCAGACAGGAAATTGACTTTTAAATCAACATCCGGTTCGAACAACTCAATTCACTCATTATTCACGCTGCTCCTCGTAAACTCCTTCGTACTTGAGTTAAAATGATCGTGAACCTGACAAACGTTTTAGTTCAAAGATCTAagcataagaagaagaagtatcgCTTTGAATTGAGCtattgcgaaaaaaaagaaaggaatatAGACCTTAAGACGAGATGAACAAATCACGCGGAAATGGACAGGAATTGTTATGTTTCTGAAAGCCTGAAACTGTAAACGTTAACTCTATAGTAGCTCCGTTTGAACTGTGTAAAGCAAAACGATATACAACATATTTATACATTAAAACAGAACCTTCCATCCTGGAACACAATATTAGCGAGCTGGTtgaatgttttcctttctttcacCAAGTGTATGATAATATCACCTTACATGTACTCAAAGGAGAGCACAAGACAGCAGGCGTAGAACACTTTAAATTTTATCACGTGTCAAATACAGTTTTATTGGCaaattgttttcttcttgctAGACTACTTCATATATATATTTGACAAAAaagagtaataaaaaaacgaacattACACGGGTAATTCGCTACACGCTACAGTAATTTCATCACAAAGTAGTATTCAAGATAATTGCGTTAATCTGCTGATAAATGGTAATGTTAGTTTTACGACAATACGAACATGGCCCCCCTTTCGcccaccgaccgaccgaccaagTCTCTTCTCTGTCCAAAGTCCCAACGGAGAAGGGGTCAGGTCAAATTGGGAACGTGgggcatgtgttttttttacggaaTCAGCACGGTTGGTTGTAATACCTTAGACATTTCGTTCAGCCCCCGTTACCTATCTACATTTTGAGTCGTGTGTAATCGTTTGCTTCGCAAACGGAGTGTTCTCGCTGTTTGGTTATGTGTGGAAGCTTCGGAACGCTAAAACGAGAATGTTGTTTCATCATTGGCGCgtcattgtgtgtgttgttgattCAGTTTGATTCGGCTGTTTCATGCTTTCGTTTGGCTGTAGTTTATCCATCCATCGCTTGTCGCTTCAAGGAGGAATCGTTCTAGTGTTTCACCTGTACAACGGATGGCTGTGCCGGTGCTGCAggtggttgctgttgctgtggctgtggctgctgttgtGGGGAAGATGCAATGTTTCCGgtatgttgttgctgttggggttgctgctgttgtgctgGGGCTGGGGCTGCCTGTTGCTGATGGGAAGGAGGCTTCTGGTTGGGCTGTACATTATTGTTAGCGTGCTGTTGCTGATATTGTGGGTTTTGTGGGATCTGATTCGACTGatactgttgttgctgttgcggctgttgttgttgttggtatggctgctgttgctgttgcggctgCTGAGGATATTGGgcctgttgttgctgttgatgtgcCTGCTGTCcaggatgttgttgttgttgaggcTGTTGCTggtactgttgctgttgtgcagGATGTTGTTGAACAGGGGCAGGTTGTGCCTGTTGGTGCTGTGGTGCCGCCTGTTGTCCTGTGTATACAGTAGACTGCTGACCGGTGTAGGTAGGATTAGGATGGACCTGATGCGGTTGCACATTGTCGTAGATCTGGTTGGGATGAACGTTTATCTGCTGGCCATAATTATTGTATCCTGGTGGAGGAGGTccctgctgatggtgctgctgttgttgctgataatgctgctgctgctggtggtattgctgttgttgatgctgctgttgttgctggtagTGCGGGACCTGGTGCTGCGGAATAGCGTTCGGATGCACCTGATAGGCTCCCtaaaaatcatacaaaaacacaaaattactTAAAAGTCTTAAAATCATTCGACCAAACACTTACATTCGCGTCCGGATGGTAACCCTGCGGCATATTGGGATGCGGCGGCAGCTTGCCCTCCGCAACGAGCCGCTGAATCTCCTCCTGCCGTTGACGCTCAAACTCCAGATACTCTTCGTGCGTAAATTGTGGCTCATGGTCGACCGTGTCCCAGCCCGGATCCTTCTGGAATTCGTCGCGCTTCGTCTGCTCGATAAACTCCTCGTAGCTGATCAGCCCGTCCTTGTTCGTGTCCGCCTCCTTGAACACGTGCTCCCGCATACGCTCCATCTCCTCCGCCCGCTCCTTCATGTCGTCCTCGGGCGCCCCGGCCTGGTACATCTTGTTCAGCTCGTTAATGAACAGCACCTTCACCTCGTTCTCGTCCCACATGTTGTTGCCGTCCAGATCGTGCAGCATGAAGAACGTTTTCGGATCGAAATCCTGCCCATCCATGTGGTCCTGCTTTTCCCACACCTCTTCCAGCTGGGCCTTGTTGCCGGGATGGTGTATCTTCTCGTGGTTGTCGTGCTTGGCCTGCTGGCGCTTCAGCTCCTCCTCGTACTCCTTCCGGTGCTGCTCGTCTAGTGCGCGCAGCTTCTCCTGCTTCTCGAACTCCTTCTGCAGCTCGTACTGCTTGAACTCTTCCCGCCGGCGGCGATCGTTCTCCTGCAGGTCCTGCGACGTCTTCAGGATCAGCTTCTTCAGATCGTCTATCTCGAACGTGTGCGGGTTCGAGTGGTCCACGTGCTCGCTAATCTTCAGATGGTCCCGATCGATCTCGTTCGTCAGCTCGAACTGCTTCGTCGCTAGCTCCTTCAGCCGCTGCAGCTCCATGCGCTTCAGCTCGTCCAGCCGCGACCGCACGTGGTGCCCAACGTACTCGAGCTCTTGCGCGATCACACCGGACTGTTgcagaaaacaacaacaaagaaagaagTTAACAGTGAAAGGGAGCTTTTTTCATGTGGTACATTCCGTGTGCTTATTCACccagaaacaaaacatacccGAATGTCGGACTCTGCCGCCTTCTGCAGTTTTTCAGCAAACACAGGATCGCTTTCCAACACGTTTACAACCTCCTGGAGATACTTATTGTACTCGATAATGTTctgaaaaaggtaaacaaacattCCAACATGAAGACACAGACTTCGCCAGACTCTCCTCCTTCTCCGCCCGAACGTATACCTCCATGCGTTCCACGTTGCTGTCCTCgtgcttttcctccttttcggCAGGCTTTGGTGGCTGTGTCACTACCGGAAGTCCCAGCATCGTTGGCAGCATCCCGGctaccaacagcagcaccagtatGCTGCCATTGCCCTTCATCGTGAACGAAGAGCTGGTTTCACTTCCGCGTTGGATGGTAAAAGCAGGAATTGCCTTGACTGAGATTTCAACGTCGTTGCCACTGCAAATCGATTCTGAGATTGTAAACTACACGTAAGATAAGGAACCGATAACCGAGCCTGTGTCAAAGTTTACTGCCAatcaaaataacaataaaatcgAACTAGAAGAGTAGCGCAAAGCAATCTCCCACACGTCAAGGCCACTGGAGCTGGAAGAACTTCCAGTTCGTGTTAAAAGGGGTGCTACTGCTACGCCTGCCAGAAAAGATCTTTCACTGTTTGTTTAACGCCAGACACATTAAATACATTCACGCAGGCGAATGGTAATGGGCTGACGAAATGTTGCGACAGAAACCGCACGAAAGAACACGTACCTACCCAGCTGCTCACCCGAACAGCAAGTCAATTGTGATTGTTGTTTGATGTCATGTTTTCTGGGGAGACGGGGGTCTGTCACCGTGCATTCTTCGTGGCACCCTGCCCACCAAGGTAGCTGGTGCGATGTCGTGACGTTACCCTCTACTCACCTTGGGTCGAGTGCCGTCCTGGAGCTGTCAAACACGTTGCAACGTCAGAGCGTGTCACGTCAAACTGTGTGtgaaaaacgagaaaaaaagcaagagAAAACTAAAGTGCTGATTGTATTGCTTCATCAAAAGCTCCCCTTTTGGGCTGGAATAGTTGGGCCTTTTCTCCCCATTCAAAAGCGGACGGAACAGTGCAATAGTGGAAAACCAGTGCCGTATGTTTGCCCCACAGTAACGCCACAACAACAGTCCTTGTTTTTCCACGTATTGGTCGCGTTGTGATTACGCTGGAATTTCCCCATCGGTAGCGCGGACTGTCCTTCCCACACCCAACCCATCCCTCCTTCCAAAAGGTGATACGTGTTTGCTGCCATTGATCGACCCCCGGGGGAGGAAAGATTAGTTGGCCTCAACCCgtaacgacacacacacacacacacccccgaACATGGCTGGTGGAAGTTCGCCCTCGAAGGAGGACATCGATGCCATTTTCCATCGGTTACGATCGCAGGCAACGAACAAGGTAGGGTGCGATATACACAGTGGTACAGCGGGAGAGGGTGGGGTTAATGGTTCTGGTCAATGTCACCGTTCACCTTCACCGTTCCCGTGCACCATGACGTGGTCGCGCGCGCGTCCTTCACGCGGGAGTGTGTAACGAGAATTTGCTTTCCTCTTTCCATTTGATGC comes from the Anopheles coluzzii chromosome 2, AcolN3, whole genome shotgun sequence genome and includes:
- the LOC120952245 gene encoding uncharacterized protein LOC120952245 isoform X1, which encodes MDVSESYSGDELIPESCLESEWIDEDEVFAILKQWETRGGGGVRGNSKAAAAAGYGNTAGSGHILLNQSFGNENNTSVSSSIPGKLETLSECVTDRIKNELLLLDDIDSIECDKRLLNPNSSSQRFVDTGTFTRPKKRIETGIPNSPLAVDNNNTLSSSHTEFPSGGSPLLNVQIGGPVTPSSLATPSALASSTTGNRLLMQRSWLQDVSPPCSIMNSMEYSANEKITSSLITSGDFSSVGCLLNAGDDNANGSMPNVGNASYNGYNLYSVIEDRQRLENLCLDEESTLTKDCNISRTDLNAIESVSGVSTMQNSYESSGRTGALVGGKSSFEEESSPPPPPTSTGAPTEEERDAGKELINTTITTGVTAPNDTFELPEAEAERLLAGKLLLNGGGTYDARRPRNFNTYRKPRSSLNQTFEEVPHVDTDTTVVLPAAGQTFVAPKPVLDKHAVMNSTFGIVGDEQIGGAANGHGTFVRNRTLNNEERDDVRLINLTLDTVEPSITPPPAVPFDRTFKRRPRNGTFIGGEDEVRHLPFDSPLRPTVVGGGGAGPAAEPQLEDEAEPHGQRTPNGTYNQPQQLPANSMLVQSTPFHGPSARAKVAPELEDLSPIGPETQKTTPTSGLGRTMVRRSRNLEQDLRNITHEVVGTAEPAADMLLELETDDFDVQIRRLPSATATTGTGTGTDISNFLDAEKRISLQHFEEFEKSILESEHSGIDFDEMLNSLTADVRRSDEASDKLRQSLDNIKKRHSRINLEKQQQDEMKRKLHQQQQQPGEAQCDNKLADSLLSKSGGGSSSMCSSSGSERLLNRRSRYNEDVHLNLSPQQQQQQSPAMNATVIMANGGSEEGPAESADPVPTNSEVETYDRKNRDRFKTIRLGRRRDDSLGAVLPDVDQELAGPQPLLNGSGEDSGLSSSSAFSRVDHNAAKMAGGPPSLANGGSRMAAGNGSNLPTMKTEPSGDDDEAVFKKPQAIQPSTMMQQPSGLARPGESRLRSTLSKPRYYGAAGPLQGTVGGIQRKDLTLPLGNKSSSADCLEQREEDDQYLLQQPRLSGDKSLQQQQPTSRLATMSKLGGGSGGLLGTGRYSQFGLANKQLQLQQNQTVAGQPMGAPALKSPMGTKSKSYHSLTFAQANNSSGYGGSSGNLSKLHGSSALQLKLKHNSSNTELKSNTSKRFSLQQQAATNLRLASSSANQHQSAQGGGEGGRGAVVGRASLPLGRSPAAAQPNAARTGLNNSSTAAAMANKNALNTTPLSGGVQMRTASGLAKTSRLGLIRPSSGYFSYSTHRKHPDSDNESVNSLSSSSASSRGSLYRVDSQSIANGAQPPQFASATRTNSVEDVSGTSSSGNGLLTKLNGTGAGMGPGVLSAYASIEPPLPKNNPPVSSSMPAAPTTGTGLKQPTAATGGAKPSGLRPPSAIRPPTVRSGLPRPTSYIRR
- the LOC120952245 gene encoding uncharacterized protein LOC120952245 isoform X3, with translation MDVSESYSGDELIPESCLESEWIDEDEVFAILKQWETRGGGGVRGNSKAAAAAGYGNTAGSGHILLNQSFGNENNTSVSSSIPGKLETLSECVTDRIKNELLLLDDIDSIECDKRLLNPNSSSQRFVDTGTFTRPKKRIETGIPNSPLAVDNNNTLSSSHTEFPSGGSPLLNVQIGGPVTPSSLATPSALASSTTGNRLLMQRSWLQDVSPPCSIMNSMEYSANEKITSSLITSGDFSSVGCLLNAGDDNANGSMPNVGNASYNGYNLYSVIEDRQRLENLCLDEESTLTKDCNISRTDLNAIESVSGVSTMQNSYESSGRTGALVGGKSSFEEESSPPPPPTSTGAPTEEERDAGKELINTTITTGVTAPNDTFELPEAEAERLLAGKLLLNGGGTYDARRPRNFNTYRKPRSSLNQTFEEVPHVDTDTTVVLPAAGQTFVAPKPVLDKHAVMNSTFGIVGDEQIGGAANGHGTFVRNRTLNNEERDDVRLINLTLDTVEPSITPPPAVPFDRTFKRRPRNGTFIGGEDEVRHLPFDSPLRPTVVGGGGAGPAAEPQLEDEAEPHGQRTPNGTYNQPQQLPANSMLVQSTPFHGPSARAKVAPELEDLSPIGPETQKTTPTSGLGRTMVRRSRNLEQDLRNITHEVVGTAEPAADMLLELETDDFDVQIRRLPSATATTGTGTGTDISNFLDAEKRISLQHFEEFEKSILESEHSGIDFDEMLNSLTADVRRSDEASDKLRQSLDNIKKRHSRINLEKQQQDEMKRKLHQQQQQPGEAQCDNKLADSLLSKSGGGSSSMCSSSGSERLLNRRSRYNEDVHLNLSPQQQQQQSPAMNATVIMANGGSEEGPAESADPVPTNSEVETYDRKNRDRFKTIRLGRRRDDSLGAVLPDVDQELAGPQPLLNGSGEDSGLSSSSAFSRVDHNAAKMAGGPPSLANGGSRMAAGNGSNLPTMKTEPSGDDDEAVFKKPQAIQPSTMMQQPSGLARPGESRLRSTLSKPRYYGAAGPLQGTVGGIQRKDLTLPLGNKSSSADCLEQREEDDQYLLQQPRLSGDKSLQQQQPTSRLATMSKLGGGSGGLLGTGRYSQFGLANKQLQLQQNQTVAGQPMGAPALKSPMGTKSKSYHSLTFAQANNSSGYGGSSGNLSKLHGSSALQLKLKHNSSNTELSGGVQMRTASGLAKTSRLGLIRPSSGYFSYSTHRKHPDSDNESVNSLSSSSASSRGSLYRVDSQSIANGAQPPQFASATRTNSVEDVSGTSSSGNGLLTKLNGTGAGMGPGVLSAYASIEPPLPKNNPPVSSSMPAAPTTGTGLKQPTAATGGAKPSGLRPPSAIRPPTVRSGLPRPTSYIRR